GGGTCGCTGCGAATCGGCGCCGCGTCGCTGAAACCCAATGGGGACATCATCAGGGAGATGCTCCTTGTAGGCGCTTCTCCCTTTTTAATGGAGCTCTTTTACACGGTCAGCATGATGCTCTTCAACAACATCGTCAACGATCTCGGCGGCGATCTGGCCATTTCGGCCGTGGGCATTTTCTTTTGTTTGGACAACCTGATCTATCTGCCCGTGTTCGGCGTCGGCGAAGGGCTTCAGCCCATTGTCGGCTACAATTACGGCGCCCAGCGGTCGGACCGAGTCAAACGCACGATCTTATGCGCGCTCGCCGTCAGCTCCGTCTATTTCGCGATTTCATTCATCGGCGCCGAGTCTCTCACGCGCGCCATGGTCACGCTCTTCGCGGCCGACGACGAGGCTTTGATCCGCCTCACGGTGCGGGCCATGCGCATCGGCTATCTTGGCATGCCTTTTGCGGCGGCGGGCATCGTCGCCTCGAACGCGTTTCTCGCCGTGGGACGTTCGGGCGTGAGCCTGTTCCTCAACTTCTGCCGCCAGGGGTTCCTTTTCCTGCCGGCGCTGCTGGTTCTGCCGCAGCTGATGGGCCTTGACGGCGCGTGGAGCTGCTTCATCGTCGTCGATGCCGGCGGCGGACTGATCGGCGCCATTCTGCTGTGGTATTTCTGGGAGAGCTTCAACGGCGGCGACCGCGCCCTTCTTGGCACCCAGCTCGAAATCGCGTTCAATAAGTAGCGCGCAGGGCCGTCCCGGTTGTCGCAGGTATAAAACGGTTCATACAAAAGGCGCGACGCTCGTCCGGGCGTCGCGCCTTTTTCGTCGGGAGCGTCGGCGCGGAGCATGGATCGTTTCTGCCGGTTCCCGCGTCTTGATCCCGTTTTTCAATGATGCCTTTTTATTGAGAACCAGTACGATCTTCCGCGCAGGAACCGCTGTAACGGCATCAAGACAACGCGCGCATCAAAAAAGCCGCCTCCCTCAGCGGGAAGCGGCCTTTCTTTGGGGCGGAGCAGAGCTATTTGGTCTCGGGCTCGATCGCCTTCCACACGATCGCGGCGACGACCGCGCCGGCCAGAGGCGCGGCGATGAAGACCCAGAGGTCGGCCATGGCGGCTCCCTTGGCGAAGAAGGCGGGGCCGAAGCTGCGGGCGGGGTTGACGCTGGTGCCCGTGAAGTGGATGCCGAAGATGTGGATCAGCGTCAGCGTCAGACCGATGGCGAGGCCGGCGAACTTGTTGTGGCCGGACTTGGAGGTGACGCCGAGGATCGTCAGCACGAACGTGGCGGTGAGCACGGCCTCGACGGCGAAACTCTTCACCACGTCGCCGCCGTACAGCGCGTTGGCGCCGAAGCCGCTGTCCCAGCCGCAGAGGTAGCCGAGCAGGGCCGCGCCGGCCGTGGCGCCGGCGAACTGGGCGATCACGTAGCCGACAAAGTCGCCGAAGCTCATGCCGCCGGTCAGCAGCACGCCCAGCGAGACGGCGGGATTGACGTGGCAGCCGGAAACGTTGCCGATGGAGTAGGCCATGGCGACGATCGCCAGGCCGAACGCCAGCGCTGTGCCCAGATAGGCGGCGTTGACCTGCGCGCCGTTGCAGCCGAGCACGACGGCCGTGCCGCAGCCGAAGAGCACGAGCACGAAGGTGCCGACAAATTCAGCGAGATACTTCTTCATTCTTTTGACTTCCTTTCAATAGAGAAGAAATTTACAGCGCCCGTATTATATCCGAGTTTCCCGGTCTCGGCAAATCCGCATAAGTTTTTCTATTTATGTAATCGGGGAAACGCGAAGGATTTTTCAAAGCGCCGTTCCGGCGCCGGACGGGCTTGTCCAAAATGTCCCCGCCGAGCTTGGCCGCGGCGGCCGTCAGGTAGGCGAGGAGCCGTTCGCGGTCGCGGGGGAAACGAAGCCGGCCGCGGAGAAAACCGTAAAGAGAGCGATGCCGTTCCGAAGGAAGGGCTTCGCCTCGCGGGAAAAAGCGCCGCACGCCCCCCGCTGACCGCTCGGTCTCGGGGAGGCGTGCGGAATGTTCCACGTGGAACATTGACGACGGGCGTAGATCGCGCGCTCTTCTTCGCGTCGGATGGAGCCGGCGTTACTTGACGTTCTTCTTCCAGTCGTCGAGTCCCCACTTGTCGCGCAGGGCCTGGAACTCGCCGCTTTGCTTCATCTCTTCCAGCGCCTTGTCCACGGCGGCCAGCAGTTCCGGATCGTCCTTGGCGGCGCCGAAGGCCGATCCTTTCGATTCCGTGGCCACATTGGTCACCGCGCAGATGGCGATCTTGCCGGCGAAATCCTTGGCCTGACAGTACTTGTAGCCCACGGGGCCGTCCAGCAGCGCGGCGTCGGCGCGGCCGAAAAGCACCTCGCGCAAGCAGTCGTCGCTCTTTTGGTAGTTCTTGACGACGGCGTTCGGGATCGTGTGCGCGTAAGCGTCCTGGATCGTGCCCAGCTGCGTGGCGATGGTCAGGCCGGCAAAGTCCGCCGCCGCGGCCTTTTCGTGCCCGGGCAGGACGAAAAACGCCGAGTCGGAATGGTTGGTCACGCCGGTGAAGGCGATCTTCTTCTGGCGGGCGGGCGTGGCCGACATGCAGGCGGCGATCAGGTCGATCTTGTGCGTCATCACCGCGGGCAGCAAGCCGTCGAAAGACATGTCCACCCACTCGATCTTTTTGCCCAGCTTCGTGCCGATGCTTTCGATCAGGTCGATGTCGTAGCCCTGCAACGAACCGTCGGGCGCGCGGAACTCGAACGGCGGAAACGTGCTCTCCGTGCCCACCGTCAGAGTCTCCTTCGTCATCGCGCCGGGCGCCGCCTCGGCCGCCGCGGCAAAAGCCAAAGAAGCCGCCAGTCCGATCGCGCCGATATGCCATTTTGTCATGATAAATCCCTCCTGAATAAACTTATTTGTTGATAGTGAAGTAATGGTAAACTTCTGTTTGATGCCGTGAATGATACTCTGGTTCATTATGTTTGTCAAGAACGAAATTAAATGAATAACAGTTTCGTTTCTTGCTCCACTTTTATCCCGAAACTGTTAAAATAAAGGCGCACGCAATTTCGATTCCCGAAGGAGGAATGACGAATGACGAATGACACTTTCCGAACTTTATGTGGGCTGCCGCACGTACCGTCGCTTCGAACAGAGGCCGCTGCCGGACGGGCTGCTTCGTGCCATGCTGGAAAACGCCCGCATCGCCAGTGCGGGCGCCAACGCCCAGACGCTGCGCTTCATTGCGGTGCAGAGCTCCGCGCTGGTGGCTCAAATGCAGCCGCTCGTCAGATGGGCCGCCTATCTGCCCAAAGAGATCGGCACGCCGGCCGAGGGCGAACGTCCCGTAGCCTTTGTCGTCATCGTCAAAAAAGCCGGTTCGGGCGCGTTCGCCGACGTGGACGTGGGCATCGCCGCCAACACGATCGCCACGACGGCATGGGAGGCGGGCGTCGGCAGCTGCCTGATGGCCTCCGTCAACCGCGCCGAAATCGCCGCGCTGCTCGGCGTGCCCGCGGAAGACACTGTGTTTCTCGTCGTCGCGCTGGGCTATCCGGCGCACAAAAGCACGCTTGTTCCCGTCGGCGCCGACGGCAGCGTCAAATACTTCGTGGACGAAAACCGCGACTACTTCGTGCCCAAGCGCGCCTTTGACGACGTGGCGAAGATCGTTTAAGGCCGGCGCGTCCGTCGCGGTCCGCGGCGCCGAGTGTTTCCAAAAGAACGCGAAAGAGCCTCGTAAAGCCCTGCCCTGGGCTTTACGAGGCTCTTTCGCGTTCTTCGTCAGGAGCGCTTCATCGCACCGGGATGACCCGGTTCACGGCAAGGCGGCTTGTCTCGCGCCCCTGCGCATCGAGTTCGACGTAATGGAGCGCGTCGTACTTGAAGCCCCACTCGTCGGCGTAGTAGCCGTCGGCATGGCGGACGAGCAGGCGCTCCTCCTCGCCGACGAACGTGCAGATGTTTCCGCTCCGGTCGCTCGTCACGGAGACGATGGGACGGGACAGACGGTTGAACTGGTCGAGCGTGAAGGACACGCCGTGTTCGGACATGATCACGATCATGAAAATCGCTCCTTTCGGCCGGCGGGATTCGTCAGGGAGCTTTCGCGCCGCCCCGCGCGGCTTCGACGGTATCGGCGCAGTCTTCGAGGATCTGGCGGTCGGCGGCGGAAGGACGCCCTTCGGCGACGCGGCGCAGGAATTCCGAGGCCAGATCGTGCGGCAGGGACCAGAGGTCTTTCGGCGTTTTCAGGCGCATCCCTTCCCGCTCGCTCCACAGCACGGTGACGTGCGAACCGTCGGGAAAAGTTTTGCAGAAAGCCATCTCGTTGCTCACGGGACATCGCTCCTTCGACGGCAAAGAGCGGGCGCCGGATCGCGGAAAGGGGCTGCCCTGCGTTTCGGCGAGCGAAGCGCGGGCTCCGGCGAGGACGCTCTTTTTTATTCTCATTATAGGGGGATCGGGCGGCGTCCGTCAATCGTCGCTATGGGACGAAGCGTTTCCCGTCCGTCGCCGCCCGGAGAATCAGCGCCGTTGCTGCGCGGAGGGGGAGACACGTCAGGGAAAAGGACCGGAACGCGATGCCCGTGCCTGACGGCGCCCGTTTTTGAGAGAAGCGTGCCGGAATTTTTTACTATCATTGCCGGTCTGCGACACAATATCCCTGAAATATATCCGGTTTTATGCTAAAATGTTCTGGTAAGATTTTTTGCACGGCGGAGCGCGGTTTTCCGGGGAAAGCCGCGTCGAATTTTTTTCGCGGACAGCGCGAAGCGATCAGGGGGAAGACATCATGGGCGGTTTTTTTGCGGCGGCGCTGAGGGAAGACTGCGTTTTCGATCTGTTTTTCGGCACGGACTACCATTCCCATCTGGGAACGCGGCGCGCCGGTCTGGCGGTTTACGGCAAAAAAGGGTTCGACCGCGCCATCCATAACATCGAAAACTCTCCCTTCCGCACCAAGTTCGAGAAAGAAGCCAACGCCATGCAGGGCACCATGGGCATCGGCTGCATCTCCGACTACGATCCCCAGCCGCTGGTGGTGCGTTCGCATCACGGCACCTACGCGATCACGACCGTCGGCAGGGTCAACAACAAAGACCGTCTGCTCGACGTGATCATGAAGAACACCGGCATCCATTTCTTCGAGATGACCTCCGGCGACATCAACTCCACCGAGCTCGTCGCCGCCCTCATCAACCAGAAGGACAGCCTCGTCGAGGGCATCCGTTCCGCGCAGGAGATGATCGACGGCTCCATGACCCTGCTCGTGCTGACCACCGACGGCGTTTACTGCGCCCGCGACCGCTTCGGCCGCACGCCGCTGACCATCGGCCTGAAGGACGAGGGCTTCTGCGCTTCCTTCGAGCCCTTTGCCTACCTCAATCTCGGCTATCGCGACTACAAGGAGCTCGGCCCCGGCGAGATCGACCTGATGACTCCCGAGGGCGTGACCACCCTCGTGCCGCCGGAAGAAAAAATGCGTATCTGCACCTTCCTGTGGGTCTACTACGGCTATCCGTCCTCGCACTACGAGGGCGTCTCCGTCGAGCAGATGCGCTACAACTGCGGCCGCATGCTGGCCCGGCGCGACGGCATGAGCCGCGAACGGATCGACACGGTGGCCGGCGTGCCCGACTCCGGCATCGCCCACGCCATCGGTTACGCCAACGAATCCGGCGTGCCCTTCTCGCGCCCGCTGATCAAGTACACGCCGACCTGGCCGCGCAGCTTCATGCCCACCATCCAGTCCAAGCGCGACATGATCGCCAAGATGAAGCTGATCCCCGTTCACGAACTGATCGAAAAGCAGCGCATGCTCCTCATCGACGATTCCATCGTGCGCGGCACGCAGCTGCGCAAGACTACCGAGTTCCTGTTCCGCACCGGCGCGCGAGAAGTCCACGCCCGCCCCGCCTGCCCGCCGATCATGTTCGGCTGCAAGTACATCAACTTCTCGCGCTCCAACTCCGACATGGAGCTGATCGCCCGCCGCATCGTCAGCAAACTCGAAGGGCACGAACCCGAGCGCGCTGTCCTCGACGAATACTGCGACCCCGAGTCGGAGCGCTACGCCGCCATGCTGGAAGGCATCCGCCGCCAGATGGGATTTTCCTCGCTCAAGTTCAACCGCCTCGACGACATGCTCGCCGCCGTCGGCGTCGAACCCTGCAAACTCTGCACGTACTGCTGGAACGGCAGGGAATAGACCGTCACTCCGCCGTGAACAACAGAGCCGTCCTTCCGTCCGCACCGCGTGGACGGAAGGACGGCTCTGTTGTATGAACCGCAAAAGCGCGCGGGAACGTTACAGTTCGAGGCTGTTTTCCTTCGTCAGAAAATCGAAAACGTTCATCGTCGTGATGCCGTTTGCGTCTCTCGTCACGTTGACGACGTCCTTGACGACGATGATCTTTTTGAAAGAATCGCCGAGACAGTTCAGCGGCGCTTTTTCTTGCGCGGTTTTTTCGACGCCGGCCAGACTGAACGCCGACTGAACGTAATAACGCCGACTCCCCAAATTGGCGACGAAATCGATTTCCAGCTGGCGGGCCAGCTGCTTCCCTCCGGCGTCGCGCTCCCTCTTCCGAACCATTCCCACGTCGACGGCGAAGCCCCGGCTTCTCAGTTCGTTATAGATTACGTTTTCCATAATGTGGTTTTCTTCCGTCTGCCGGAAGTCCAGCCGGGCGTTGCGCAGCCCTACGTCCTCGAAATAATACTTTAGCGGCGAGCCGACGTATTTCCGTCCCTTCACGTCGTAGCGCTGCGCCGCGCTGATCACAAACGCGTCTTCCAAATATTCGACGTACCGCCGGACCGTGTTCAGACTGATCTGCGAATGCAGCTCGCTTCGAAACGTCGCCAGGATTTTGCTCGGATTGGTCAGAGAGCCGACCGAGGACGCCAGAATATTGACGACGTCTTCCAACTCCTGCGTTTTTTCGATGCGGTTGCGCTCGATGATGTCTTTCAAATACGTTTCCACAAAAAGGTCTGTCAGATACTTAACCTTCTGTGCTTCCGTCTTCATCGAAGCGACCAGAGGCAGCCCGCCGTAAACGACGTAGTCCGCCCAGCCCCGGTAAATATCGCCCTCGTATGATTCCATAAACTCTTTGAACGTCAGCGGATAAACGTGAATTTCGTACCCTCTGCCCCTGAATTCCGTAATTACGTCCTTCGACAAAAATTTTGAATTGCTCCCCGTCACGTAAATGTCGACGTTTTTGACATGAAGCAGCGAATTGAGCGCCTCTTCGAACCCGTCGAGCATCTGCACCTCGTCGAGAAGGATATAATAATTCGCGCTGTCCTCGATCCGCGACTCGATATAATCCAGGATCGCGCCGGGATTCCGATATTGCCTGTTTTCCCAGACATCCAGCTCGATCGGGACGATATGTGATCCCGGCACGCCCGACTGCCGCAGATACCGCGTGAAAAGATTGAACAGCAGGTACGACTTGCCGCTCCGCCGCATCCCCGTGATCACCTTGATCAACCCGTTGTGCATGCAATCGATCAACGTTTTTAGGTACTGTTCTCGTTTAAATTCCATGGTCGCGACCTCGTTGATAATTTTACGCACAAGTGCGCTTATTATTCAATATTATAGCCTCAAAAAGCATCCGCCGCCAGATGGGATTTTCCTCGCTCAAGTTCAACCGCCTCGACGACATGCTCGCCGCCGTCGGCGTCGAACCCTGCAAACTCTGCACGTACTGCTGGAACAGCAGGGAATGAATGTGCGGTCCGCGCGGCGAAATCCTTTCGCGAAAAAGAGCCCGTCTCTCGACTCGTGCCCCGCGAGACGAGAGACGGGCTCTTATCGTCATACTATTTCTTGATAAAAAGCACTCACATAGTTTGCCGAGCGCTGCGAGGGGGCGGTCGCTCAGAACTTCCCCGACGGCTGCGCAGTCTGCGCGGCTCGCTTTGTGAATCTCCCTCGCAGCGCCTCTGCGTTCGGCATTACGAACCGCTCTCGACGCTGATGGCGACCTTTTCTTTCTCTTCCGCGCGGCGGCGCTGCCATAAATCGTCCGCCACGGGCGCCCAAAGACGGGCGTATTCGTCGCACTTGGCGCACAGGTGTTCCGCCGACTCGGGCGACTGCAGATCCGTGGAGCGCGCTCCCGTCGCCGAGACCATGGCGCGGAGTTTCTGCGGATTTTCCAGCATCGGGCAGGGCAGCAGCATGTTCTCGTTGAACGGCTGCCCCTTGTGGTAGGCCATCAGCAGCGGCGACTGCAGCGCTTCCAGCAGCGTCTTCTCGCGGATGTTGGAGTCGGAATAATGAACGAACACGCACGGGTCGATGTCGCCGTTGGCGTTGATGTGCAGGTAGCGGCGTCCGCCGGCGATGCAGCCGCCCACGTACTCGGCGTCGTTCTGGAAGTCGATCGAGAACAGCGGCTTGGCGCGGCGGTAGCGGCGGATGCGCTCGTAGATCCCCCGGCGCTGCGCGGCCGTTGGCAGCAGCTCCGGCACGGCGTCGTTGCCGACCGGCATGTAATGGAAATACCAGACGAAGAAGGCGCCCATGTCGATCAGGCGGTCGTAAAACGCTTCCGAGGTGACCGATTCGTAGTTGGCGCGCGTGTAACAGGTGGAGATCCCGTAGAACAGCTTCTTGCGGCGCAGAAGATCGACCGCCCGCATCGCCTTTTGGTAGACGCCGCGGCCGCGCCGGCCGTCGGTCGCTTCCTCGCCGCCTTCCAGGGAGATGGCGGGGACGAAATTCTTCACGCGCCGCATCTCGTCGGCGAAAGCCTCGTCGATCAGCGTGGCGTTGGTGAAGCAGAGGAACACGCAGTCCGGGTGCCGCTCGCAGAGGCGGACAAGATCGTCTTTGCGCATCAGCGGTTCGCCGCCCGTGTAGATATACATGTAAACTCCCAGTTCCTTGCCCTGCCGGATGATGCCGTCGATCTCGTCGAGACTCAGGTTCAGCCTGTTGCCGTATTCCGCCGCCCAACAGCCCGTACAGTGGAGGTTGCAGGCCGACGTCGGATCCATCAGGATCGCCCAGGGAACATTGCAGCCGTACTTCCGGCGGCACCGTTCCTGAACGGGCCATCCGCTCAGGTTGGCGTTGACGAAGAAATTCACCGCCAGCGTCTTCAGGACGTCGGCATCCACGTCCGTCAGGAGCCGGCGGACGAGCGGATAATAAGGATCCCGCGGGTTGGTGATCGCCTCCCTGACCGCCTGACGCTGCGGCGCGAACTCTCCGCGGTCGAACCGGTCGGCCCAGTCGATCAGCTTTCTGAGATTCTTCTCGGGTTCCCTGAACACGTACTTGAGAGCCTGTTCGATGCCCAACTTCTTGATCGTCGTCGAAAAATCCATGAAAAACGCCCCTTTCGTTCCTTTTCGAAATGCCGTGAATCTTGCGGGAATGCCGCGGTCCCTCGGCCGGGAACGGCCGCGCGCCGCGCTTTTCGGAAAAGATAAAAGCACCCGTTTCCGCGAAGTGTGACGAACTTCGCCGGTGCGGATGCTCTTGATCATGCAGACAAAGCCGTTTTCTTAAAGAGGCCTCGACCGGCGCCCTCAAACGAGCCCTCGGGCCGACACGCTCTCCCTGCCCGAACGGGAGCGTTTGAGCGTTCCCAAACACGCGGTGTCATTTTCTATAAGATAATTATATCATAAGTGCGTATATCTGTGGCTGAAAAACGGCGAGCCGAATAATAAAAGTATAAAATCGCAGCGAAGGTATCGCATGACGGCAGCTGAACGCTCTAGACTCTGCATTTATTGCTGGAATGGAAGAGAATGAAAAACACGACGGCGGCAGCCCCTTTCCCGCGATGGGAAGGGGGCTGCCGCCATTTTGCCGTACCGACTGGGCGCGGACAAGGGAAACACGCCGGCCGTTTTGCGGGCATGTCCGTTCGGAAAAAACAAAAAGACATGCTTGCATAATGATCGTTTCATCGTGCCGATGGCGGAAAAGCCCGCCCTGAAATAAGAGCTGTACAGTACGGAACGGATTTTGCGCGCGGTTTTGAGCGATAGGTAAGGGAAGATGTAATGAAAACAATTAGATATCTTTACGCGGGGGGGGGGTATGATAAGCTCACATTAATTGTCCAATTACAATTCGAATACATTGGTTGAATTGATCCATTCCATCGCAGTGTGGATGAAATCTTTTATTTATCCCTGCGACGACAGGAACTTCAGGTATTCGAGGCGCGTCGTCGGAAGGAAAACAGACATTCCCGTTTTCCCCCGTCGGGGGACGCCTCTTGGGTGCGGCGTTCTTGATTCGTAAATATTCGAAAGGAGAATATCACATGGAAGAGCAAAGAAGGTTCTATTGGAAACGCGGCGCATCGGTTGCCGGCGCGTCGCTACTGGCGGCTGCGTGCTTGGGGCTGACGACGTTCCCGGGTACGGCCCTCGCTGCCCTGCAGAGCTGGGACGCTCAGATCGGCGGGGTCACGGTGAAGACTGTCGATGAAACCGATAACGTCTTGAACTTCAAGGCGGGCGAGATATCCAACATCGTTTTGACGAACAAGGGAGGCGCCATCGATATCGCCACCAGCCGTAACGTGCAGTTCAACAGAGTCGGCATCGGCACGGGAACGGTCCTCGAAAACGGCGGGGCGATTATCGGCAACGTCAGCATCAATAACCCCGAAGTCAGCTTGGGCACCGTGAACGGCCTGATCAACATCACACTCGACCCCGGCTGGGGCGAGGGCAACAGGCGCTTCCAGGCCGCCACCGAGGGACAGCTCAGAGAGATAGCCAACGCGGACATGTACTTCCACGTCAACCCCGGCGCGGCGGTCGATCCCGTCACCACCAACAAGGGCCCCATGACGGCCACGGCGGGAGCCGGAGGTCAAAATTCTCTGGCGGCGGGCGCCAACGCCACGACAGCCAAAACGGCGGCAAACTCCGTAGCCGTGGGCTACAAGGCGACGGTCAACGGGAGCAACTCCGTCGCCGTAGGAACTAACAACACCACGAGCTTTGGAACGACGACGATCGTCGGCAGCAACTCTTCGGCGACTGGGACTCTCTCCGGCGCCGGCAGCGTCGCCATGATGGGCTATCAGAACATACTGAAGGACGCCTCCCGCGTCGTCATGCTGGGCAGCCAGAACAAATTGACCGGCAACGCGGCGAAGAACGAGGCCAACAAGAGCGTGCTCATCGGCGCGGACAACCAGGTCAACCAGAACGCCGGTAACACGATCCAGTACTTCAAGCATACCACGCTGATCGGCACGGAGAACAAGAACGTCGAAAATCCGGAAAATTCGATCATCCTGGGCAACCGCAATACCGTGAGGGGGACCGGGACCGAAAGTGTCCTGTTCAGAACGCGGTCGACTCTGTCGGACACCATCGTCATCGGCGAGAGCAACTCCGCGATCGACACCCGCGTAGTCGGCGTTATGGGCGGCCTCAACGAAGCCTCAAGCAGCTACTGGTCCTCGGTCAACGG
This sequence is a window from Pyramidobacter sp. YE332. Protein-coding genes within it:
- a CDS encoding MATE family efflux transporter, encoding MTQTSTLTSMSQGSVARLLFRFSAPATLGLVANAFYNIVDRLFIGRFTGADGLGAVGLTFPLTVFVIAVGSLVGVGAASQMSRLLGEGRRRDAETVLGNAAAVMTLFAALFTAAGLFCLDGLVKAFGASPHLAPQTRVYTEILFWGMPFNLLGFSLNYLIRAEGHPRYAMWTLCVGSGMNVFLDWLFIARMHMGVAGAALGTSLAQIASFVWVALFYLRGAGSLRIGAASLKPNGDIIREMLLVGASPFLMELFYTVSMMLFNNIVNDLGGDLAISAVGIFFCLDNLIYLPVFGVGEGLQPIVGYNYGAQRSDRVKRTILCALAVSSVYFAISFIGAESLTRAMVTLFAADDEALIRLTVRAMRIGYLGMPFAAAGIVASNAFLAVGRSGVSLFLNFCRQGFLFLPALLVLPQLMGLDGAWSCFIVVDAGGGLIGAILLWYFWESFNGGDRALLGTQLEIAFNK
- a CDS encoding aquaporin, giving the protein MKKYLAEFVGTFVLVLFGCGTAVVLGCNGAQVNAAYLGTALAFGLAIVAMAYSIGNVSGCHVNPAVSLGVLLTGGMSFGDFVGYVIAQFAGATAGAALLGYLCGWDSGFGANALYGGDVVKSFAVEAVLTATFVLTILGVTSKSGHNKFAGLAIGLTLTLIHIFGIHFTGTSVNPARSFGPAFFAKGAAMADLWVFIAAPLAGAVVAAIVWKAIEPETK
- a CDS encoding transporter substrate-binding domain-containing protein, with the protein product MTKWHIGAIGLAASLAFAAAAEAAPGAMTKETLTVGTESTFPPFEFRAPDGSLQGYDIDLIESIGTKLGKKIEWVDMSFDGLLPAVMTHKIDLIAACMSATPARQKKIAFTGVTNHSDSAFFVLPGHEKAAAADFAGLTIATQLGTIQDAYAHTIPNAVVKNYQKSDDCLREVLFGRADAALLDGPVGYKYCQAKDFAGKIAICAVTNVATESKGSAFGAAKDDPELLAAVDKALEEMKQSGEFQALRDKWGLDDWKKNVK
- a CDS encoding nitroreductase family protein, which produces MTLSELYVGCRTYRRFEQRPLPDGLLRAMLENARIASAGANAQTLRFIAVQSSALVAQMQPLVRWAAYLPKEIGTPAEGERPVAFVVIVKKAGSGAFADVDVGIAANTIATTAWEAGVGSCLMASVNRAEIAALLGVPAEDTVFLVVALGYPAHKSTLVPVGADGSVKYFVDENRDYFVPKRAFDDVAKIV
- a CDS encoding amidophosphoribosyltransferase → MGGFFAAALREDCVFDLFFGTDYHSHLGTRRAGLAVYGKKGFDRAIHNIENSPFRTKFEKEANAMQGTMGIGCISDYDPQPLVVRSHHGTYAITTVGRVNNKDRLLDVIMKNTGIHFFEMTSGDINSTELVAALINQKDSLVEGIRSAQEMIDGSMTLLVLTTDGVYCARDRFGRTPLTIGLKDEGFCASFEPFAYLNLGYRDYKELGPGEIDLMTPEGVTTLVPPEEKMRICTFLWVYYGYPSSHYEGVSVEQMRYNCGRMLARRDGMSRERIDTVAGVPDSGIAHAIGYANESGVPFSRPLIKYTPTWPRSFMPTIQSKRDMIAKMKLIPVHELIEKQRMLLIDDSIVRGTQLRKTTEFLFRTGAREVHARPACPPIMFGCKYINFSRSNSDMELIARRIVSKLEGHEPERAVLDEYCDPESERYAAMLEGIRRQMGFSSLKFNRLDDMLAAVGVEPCKLCTYCWNGRE
- a CDS encoding ATP-binding protein, producing MEFKREQYLKTLIDCMHNGLIKVITGMRRSGKSYLLFNLFTRYLRQSGVPGSHIVPIELDVWENRQYRNPGAILDYIESRIEDSANYYILLDEVQMLDGFEEALNSLLHVKNVDIYVTGSNSKFLSKDVITEFRGRGYEIHVYPLTFKEFMESYEGDIYRGWADYVVYGGLPLVASMKTEAQKVKYLTDLFVETYLKDIIERNRIEKTQELEDVVNILASSVGSLTNPSKILATFRSELHSQISLNTVRRYVEYLEDAFVISAAQRYDVKGRKYVGSPLKYYFEDVGLRNARLDFRQTEENHIMENVIYNELRSRGFAVDVGMVRKRERDAGGKQLARQLEIDFVANLGSRRYYVQSAFSLAGVEKTAQEKAPLNCLGDSFKKIIVVKDVVNVTRDANGITTMNVFDFLTKENSLEL
- a CDS encoding radical SAM protein → MDFSTTIKKLGIEQALKYVFREPEKNLRKLIDWADRFDRGEFAPQRQAVREAITNPRDPYYPLVRRLLTDVDADVLKTLAVNFFVNANLSGWPVQERCRRKYGCNVPWAILMDPTSACNLHCTGCWAAEYGNRLNLSLDEIDGIIRQGKELGVYMYIYTGGEPLMRKDDLVRLCERHPDCVFLCFTNATLIDEAFADEMRRVKNFVPAISLEGGEEATDGRRGRGVYQKAMRAVDLLRRKKLFYGISTCYTRANYESVTSEAFYDRLIDMGAFFVWYFHYMPVGNDAVPELLPTAAQRRGIYERIRRYRRAKPLFSIDFQNDAEYVGGCIAGGRRYLHINANGDIDPCVFVHYSDSNIREKTLLEALQSPLLMAYHKGQPFNENMLLPCPMLENPQKLRAMVSATGARSTDLQSPESAEHLCAKCDEYARLWAPVADDLWQRRRAEEKEKVAISVESGS